Proteins from a single region of Macrotis lagotis isolate mMagLag1 chromosome 2, bilby.v1.9.chrom.fasta, whole genome shotgun sequence:
- the GNG5 gene encoding guanine nucleotide-binding protein G(I)/G(S)/G(O) subunit gamma-5, which yields MSGSSNVVAMRKVVQQLRLEAGLHRVKVSQAAADLKQFCLQNAQNDPLLTGVSSSTNPFRPQKVCSFL from the exons ATGTCCGGCAGCTCCAACGTCGTCGCCATGAGGAAGGTGGTGCAGCAGCTCCGGCTCGAGGCCGGGCTCCACCGCGTCAAG GTTTCTCAAGCTGCTGCTGATCTGAAACAGTTTTGCCTGCAAAATGCCCAAAACGATCCCCTGCTGACTGGGGTATCCTCCAGTACTAATCCTTTCCGGCCCCAGAAAGTCTGTTCATTCCTGTAG